The following proteins are co-located in the Limanda limanda chromosome 5, fLimLim1.1, whole genome shotgun sequence genome:
- the cenatac gene encoding coiled-coil domain-containing protein 84: MAPHYCAVCRQTTFAGKGHIFGKSHQSRLRVVLLKFLEKVKEARRTLKKPQVEKFDCSQHPQTFWCYCCGLEVDRNVTDGNMTVLHGGLLEHMATPAHRKNTHKFWWENKADPKLRDKVIITEEETERFKAELPQVLESFVEEEDEFIKQHADHIRAQEKQRQEVLQSLLEREADLESFNGPNGTDMSAEDSVSSQFTSQGSDRQPGSSFFKSMVKAPWAAAGQGLTFIGHQDSANRGNVHTGGVPPWLQDDPLEGPSGAKAQPEIGPSLQGFLKQKEQEKLKKLPPNRVGANFDHSSQTDANWLPSFGRVWNSGRRWQSRDQFRDEEGKKKKRPKRKQEQNSDGSKKSKTSGQLTNPDGT, translated from the exons ATGGCTCCTCATTATTGTGCCGTGTGTCGGCAAACTACATTCGCCGGGAAGGGACACATCTTCGGGAAAAGTCACCAGAGCCGATTGAGAGTGGTTCTCCTCAAGTTCCTAGAGAAA GTGAAGGAAGCTCGCCGCACACTCAAAAAGCCCCAAGTAGAAAAGTTTGACTGCAGCCAGCATCCGCAGACATTCTGGTGCTACTGCTGTGGGCTCGAAGTAGACAGAAATGTTACAGACGGCAACATGACGGTGCTGCATGGAGGCTTGTTGGAACACATGGCCAC CCCAGCACACAGGAAGAATACACACAAGTTCTGGTGGGAAAATAAAGCCGACCCCAAGCTTCGAGACAAGGTCAtcatcacagaggaggaaactgaaag GTTTAAAGCTGAGCTGCCACAAGTTTTGGAATCatttgtggaggaggaggatgaattCATTAAACAG CATGCTGATCATATCCGGGCCCAGGAGAAGCAACGTCAAGAGGTCCTTCAGTCTCTATTAGAG CGTGAAGCAGACCTGGAGTCGTTCAATGGACCCAATGGCACAGACATGTCTGCGGAGGATTCTGTCAG CTCGCAGTTTACTTCTCAGGGATCAGACCGGCAGCCAGGGAGCAGCTTCTTCAAGTCAATGGTCAAAGCACCGTGGGCGGCAGCGGGACAGGGCCTGACTTTCATCGGCCATCAG GATTCAGCAAACAGAGGAAATGTTCACACAG GCGGAGTCCCACCTTGGCTCCAGGACGATCCTTTGGAGGGGCCCTCTGGGGCTAAAGCACAACCAGAGATCGGCCCATCGCTCCAAGGGTTCCTCAAACAGA AGGAGcaagagaagctgaagaagctTCCCCCGAACAGAGTTGGTGCCAACTTTGATCACAGCTCACAGACTGACGCAAACTGGCTTCCCTCTTTTGGAAGAGTGTGGAACAGCGGCAGGCGCTGGCAGTCCAG GGACCAGTTCAGAGACGaagaagggaagaagaagaagagaccaAAGAGGAAGCAGGAGCAGAACTCAGATGGGtcaaagaaaagtaaaacatcTGGACAGCTGACAAACCCTGACGGCACTTAA
- the LOC133001498 gene encoding zinc finger protein 892-like, with translation MSRGLNMSSVPCFRKFVSERLIAAAEEILGVFEQTVQVYEEEIERQRRLLETKLPEKDVSQSSSCNEEVLLGQQRLCDCNQKRNSTLSQGESEFSVDAEELCSSRDREQLVLKQETDLLRLAHEGSDYTEDQILLMDPHQIQNAAQRQLQTHFAATQVKSESYTRGSGVSVLNSDHQLSHNSHIAKDRDLERGHQDNASSHQTPENKHFKCMLCSEEFNDFLKFKFHSRTHTGEKRFKCGTCGKGFKCQSNHISHMRTHSGEKPHNCVTCGKTFTRRADLRRHNRTHTGEKPYSCIFCGNKFSHHSSLTNHVRVHTGEKPYKCIWCGKRFAINTTLKIHTRVHTGEKPYTCNLCGRNFAHNTGLRLHRRTHAGENQQS, from the exons ATGTCCCGAGGATTAAACATGTCGTCGGTTCCGTGTTTCAGAAAGTTTGTGAGTGAGCGACTGATCGCTGCCGCTGAGGAGATATTAGGAGTCTTCGAACAAACAGTTCAGGTTTACGAGGAGGAGATCGAGCGTCAGCGGAGACTGCTGGAGACTAAACTACCCGAGAAAG ACGTCTCTCAGTCATCTTCCTGTAATGAGGAGGTTCTCCTGGGCCAACAGAGGCTCTGTGACTGTAACCAGAAGAGGAACTCCACCCTGAGCCAAGGGGAGTCAGAGTTTAGCGTGGATGCGGAGGAACTCTGCTCCAGTCGGGACAGAGAGCAGCTTGTACTGAAGCAGGAGACTGACTTGTTAAGACTTGCACATGAGGGAAGTGATTACACTGAAGACCAGATTCTGCTAATGGACCCTCACCAAATTCAGAATGCAGCACAAAGACAGTTGCAGACCCACTTTGCAGCTACACAAGTGAAATCAGAATCTTACACAAGGGGTTCGGGCGTATCAGTTCTAAACAGTGACCATCAGCTTTCTCACAACTCACACATAGCCAAAGACAGAGACCTTGAAAGAGGACACCAGGACAATGCGAGTTCACATCAGACACCAGAgaacaaacatttcaaatgcaTGCTTTGCTCTGAGGAGTTTAATGATTTCTTAAAGTTCAAATTTCACTCGAGGACCCACACTGGTGAAAAACGTTTTAAATGTGGCACCTGTGGGAAAGGGTTCAAATGTCAATCAAACCACATCAGTCATATGAGAACTCACTCAGGCGAGAAGCCGCACAACTGCGTCACTTGCGGTAAAACTTTCACCCGTAGAGCCGACCTGAGGAGGCACAACCGAACTCACACGGGGGAGAAGCCGTACAGCTGTATCTTCTGCGGTAATAAGTTTTCACATCACTCGTCTCTCACTAATCACGTCCGGGTGCATACAGGGGAAAAGCCTTATAAATGTATTTGGTGTGGGAAGAGGTTTGCTATCAACACAACATTGAAAATCCACACCCGAGTCCATACAGGGGAGAAGCCGTACACGTGCAACCTGTGTGGGAGGAATTTCGCTCATAACACGGGGCTAAGATTACACAGAAGGACTCATGCTGGGGAAAATCAACAGAGCTGA